The Gemmata palustris genome includes a region encoding these proteins:
- the rpoD gene encoding RNA polymerase sigma factor RpoD — protein MDWKNDEVLKALIEKGKQSGTLTYDEVNAALSADAEPERLTEITELLDQHGVSLIDADEEAEDTPAVAVDAIIADPESSAFEDSDGDGRHIDDPVRMYLTQMGQIDLLDRRQEVSLAMKIELTRRRFRRKVLECDYAMRQVVETLKRVHSGDLPFDRTIKVSQTENLEKDKILARMPHNLRTLEPLMEGNVEDFQRLGDDRTPAPEKDELRERLRLRRRKTVTLVEELSIRTQKVQPLMKKLEQISQRMDELEAEIETLKGNRTAKEERANLEKELQDLMLITLEEPASLRKRVGIMKQRFTEYEQAKRDLSGGNLRLVVSIAKKYRNRGLSFLDLIQEGNTGLMRAVDKYEHRRGFKFSTYATWWIRQAITRAIADQARTIRIPVHMIETMSKLRNVSKQLLQALGREPTIEETAKAANISYEECKRVLKISRQPISLDRPVGESEDSYFGDFIEDNSVDSPVNAATNEMLKDKIEGVLKTLTYREREIIKLRYGLGDGYTYTLEEVGRIFKVTRERVRQIEAKAVRKLQHPVRSRQLEGFLDGLKNKT, from the coding sequence ATGGACTGGAAGAACGACGAGGTCCTCAAGGCCCTGATCGAGAAGGGTAAACAGAGCGGCACGCTCACCTACGACGAGGTGAACGCCGCGCTCTCGGCCGACGCCGAGCCCGAGCGCCTGACCGAGATCACCGAGCTCCTCGATCAACACGGCGTGAGCCTGATCGACGCGGACGAGGAGGCCGAAGACACCCCGGCCGTGGCGGTGGACGCCATCATCGCCGACCCGGAATCGTCCGCGTTCGAGGACTCCGACGGCGACGGGCGGCACATCGACGACCCGGTCCGCATGTACCTGACCCAGATGGGCCAGATCGACCTGCTGGACCGCCGGCAGGAGGTCTCGCTCGCGATGAAGATCGAGCTCACGCGCCGCCGGTTCCGGCGCAAGGTGCTCGAGTGCGACTACGCGATGCGGCAGGTCGTCGAGACCCTCAAGCGCGTGCACAGTGGCGACCTGCCCTTCGACCGCACGATCAAGGTCTCGCAGACCGAGAACCTCGAAAAGGACAAGATCCTCGCGCGGATGCCGCACAACCTGCGGACCCTCGAACCGCTCATGGAGGGCAACGTCGAGGACTTCCAGCGGCTCGGGGACGACCGCACCCCGGCCCCGGAGAAGGACGAACTCCGCGAGCGCCTCCGGCTCCGCCGCCGCAAGACGGTGACGCTCGTCGAGGAGCTGTCGATCCGCACCCAAAAGGTGCAGCCGCTGATGAAGAAGCTGGAGCAGATCAGCCAGCGGATGGACGAACTCGAAGCGGAGATCGAAACCCTCAAGGGCAACCGCACGGCCAAGGAAGAGCGCGCGAACCTGGAGAAAGAGCTCCAGGACCTGATGCTCATCACGCTCGAAGAACCGGCCAGCCTGCGCAAGCGGGTCGGCATCATGAAGCAGCGGTTCACGGAGTACGAGCAGGCCAAGCGCGACCTGTCCGGCGGGAACCTCCGGCTCGTGGTCAGCATCGCCAAGAAGTACCGCAACCGCGGGCTCTCCTTCCTCGACCTGATCCAGGAGGGCAACACCGGCCTCATGCGGGCGGTAGACAAGTACGAGCACCGGCGCGGGTTCAAGTTCAGCACCTACGCGACGTGGTGGATCCGGCAGGCGATCACGCGGGCGATCGCGGACCAGGCGCGGACGATCCGCATCCCGGTCCACATGATCGAGACCATGTCGAAGCTCCGCAACGTCTCGAAGCAACTGCTCCAGGCGCTCGGGCGCGAACCCACGATCGAGGAGACCGCGAAGGCCGCGAACATCTCCTACGAGGAGTGCAAGCGGGTACTGAAGATCAGCCGCCAGCCGATCAGCCTCGACCGGCCAGTGGGCGAGAGCGAGGACTCGTACTTCGGCGACTTCATCGAGGACAACTCGGTCGATAGTCCGGTGAACGCCGCGACCAACGAGATGCTGAAGGACAAGATCGAGGGCGTGCTGAAGACGCTCACGTACCGCGAGCGCGAGATCATCAAGCTGCGCTACGGCCTGGGCGACGGCTACACGTACACGCTCGAAGAGGTCGGCCGCATCTTCAAGGTGACGCGCGAGCGCGTGCGCCAGATCGAGGCGAAGGCCGTCCGCAAGTTGCAGCACCCGGTCCGCAGCCGGCAACTCGAAGGATTCCTTGACGGGCTGAAGAACAAGACGTGA
- a CDS encoding zinc ribbon domain-containing protein, with amino-acid sequence MSSVTSALRECHRLRVHLRNLQAEIDRGPRVLQGYQDDLDTARQSHKDHHDSITKLKLKQREDEGSLKQTETRLAKLEDQLTGISVQKEYAAKQSEIVQAQAKKGELEDAILATIMELEERTAAIPAVEQVWAQAQADFKQFQIEAAERLEGMKGDQEVCTADLARTEATLPPDVKPTYDNIVKTKGPDSFAASKARVCQGCRTSMTESQFIALRNGTFRTCASCGRMQYPVE; translated from the coding sequence ATGTCGTCTGTTACTTCTGCGCTTCGCGAGTGCCACCGACTCCGAGTTCACCTCCGCAACCTCCAGGCCGAAATCGATCGCGGGCCGCGCGTGCTCCAGGGGTACCAGGACGATTTGGACACCGCGCGTCAGTCCCATAAGGATCACCACGACTCCATCACAAAACTCAAACTCAAACAGCGTGAGGACGAGGGCAGCCTGAAACAGACCGAGACGCGCCTCGCAAAACTGGAAGACCAACTCACCGGGATCAGCGTGCAGAAGGAGTACGCCGCAAAACAGTCCGAAATCGTTCAGGCGCAAGCGAAGAAGGGCGAGCTGGAAGACGCCATCCTCGCCACGATCATGGAACTCGAAGAGAGGACCGCCGCGATCCCGGCCGTCGAGCAGGTATGGGCACAGGCGCAAGCCGACTTCAAGCAGTTCCAGATCGAAGCGGCCGAGCGGCTGGAGGGCATGAAGGGCGACCAAGAAGTGTGTACCGCGGACCTGGCCCGCACCGAGGCGACGCTCCCGCCCGACGTGAAACCGACCTACGACAACATCGTGAAGACAAAGGGACCGGACTCGTTCGCCGCATCAAAAGCCCGGGTGTGCCAGGGGTGCCGCACGAGCATGACCGAATCGCAGTTCATTGCCCTGCGCAACGGTACCTTCCGCACCTGCGCCAGTTGCGGCCGGATGCAGTACCCGGTGGAGTGA
- a CDS encoding DUF4177 domain-containing protein — protein sequence MTKWQYTTAQFVTRGLGNESGAGDLESALNQLGAEGWELVSSTVYHNVEAEQDVLLLCFKRPAPPASTAQPS from the coding sequence GTGACCAAGTGGCAGTACACAACGGCTCAGTTTGTCACCCGAGGACTTGGGAACGAGTCCGGCGCCGGCGACCTGGAATCGGCCCTCAACCAGCTCGGCGCCGAGGGGTGGGAGCTCGTCTCGTCCACGGTCTACCACAACGTTGAAGCGGAGCAGGACGTGCTGCTGCTCTGCTTCAAGCGCCCCGCACCACCCGCGTCCACCGCGCAGCCGTCCTGA